Proteins encoded by one window of Catharus ustulatus isolate bCatUst1 chromosome Z, bCatUst1.pri.v2, whole genome shotgun sequence:
- the ERCC6L2 gene encoding DNA excision repair protein ERCC-6-like 2 isoform X2, with the protein MCDDGVPDHWCIGKKCLAPCFENGKLHEGAITSLEKDKNEKSFLESEERKILVTELCEVKDSRGPWKSLIFDEGDLEKPYFPDQNLPSPAVAFKLSDKGDSIPSTINRYLRDYQREGAQFLYRHYSNKRGCILGDDMGLGKTIQVISFLAAVLHKKGTHEDIENNMPEFLLRTMKKGSHCNPKKTFLIVAPLSVLYNWKDELDTWGYFKVCVLHGSKKDDDMSRIKQGKCEVALTTYEILRLYLDEFNSIEWSAVIVDEAHRIKNPKAQITQTMKSLKCSVRIGLTGTILQNNMKELWCVMDWAVPGLLGSRVHFKKKFSDPVEHGQRHTATKRELATGRKAMVKLARKMSGWFLRRTKALISDQLPKKEDRMVFCSLTEFQKAVYQAVLETDDVSLVLRAGEPCSCNSGRKRKNCCYKVNAHGETIKSLRFSYLMILQKVANHAALLQTDNTSKLQEAHIKRVCSQVFSSFPDFVQLSKDAAFETISDPKYSGKMKVLQQLLNHFQKNKDKVLLFSFSTKLLDVLEQYCMASGLDYRRLDGNTKSEDRIRIVREFNSIQEINICLVSTMAGGLGLNFVGANVVILFDPTWNPANDLQAIDRAYRIGQHRAVKVFRLISLGTVEEIMYLRQVYKQQLHCAVIGTENARRYFEAVQGSKEHQGELFGIHNLFKLRSHGSCLTKDILEV; encoded by the exons ATGTGTGATGATGGTGTCCCAG accaTTGGTGTATTGGGAAGAAATGCCTTGCCCCttgttttgaaaatggaaaacttcATGAAGGAGCGATAACTTCTCTTGAAAAGGACAAGAATGAAAAATCATTCTTGGAatctgaagaaaggaaaatactaGTAACAGAACTTTGTGAAGTTAAAGACAGTAGAGGACCTTGGAAAAGCTTAATATTTGATGAGGGCGATCTGGAAAAGCCATATTTTCCTGATCAAAATCTTCCATCTCCTGCGGttgcttttaaattatctgACAAAGGTGATTCTATCCCATCTACAATTAACAGATACCTGCGTGATTATCAAAGGGAAGGAGCCCAATTTCTGTATAGACACTATTCTAATAAAAGAGGGTGTATTCTTGGAGATGATATGGGCCTTGGAAAGACAATACAG gTCATTTCATTTTTGGCTGCAGTGTTGCACAAAAAGGGAACACATGAGGATATTGAAAATAATATGCCGGAATTTTTACTGAGGACAATGAAAAAAGGCTCACATTGTAACCCCAAGAAG aCTTTTCTCATAGTGGCCCCTCTTTCAGTGCTGTACAATTGGAAGGATGAGTTAGACACATGGGGATACTTTAAGGTCTGTGTCTTACATGGCAGTAAAAAGGACGATGACATGAGTCGCATCAAGCAAGGGAAATGTGAAGTTGCTCTTACAACATATGAGATACTCCGCCTGTATTTGGATGAATTTAACAG TATAGAGTGGTCTGCTGTGATAGTGGACGAAGCACATAGAATCAAGAATCCAAAGGCTCAAATAACTCAAACGATGAAGTCATTAAAATGCAGTGTTCGCATAGGTCTTACTGGAACCATTCTTCAAAACAATATGAAAGAACTTTGGTGTGTTATGGACtg gGCTGTACCAGGACTTTTAGGTAGCAGAGTAcatttcaagaagaaattttctgaTCCAGTGGAGCATGGCCAGAGGCACACTGCAACTAAAAGAGAACTAGCAACAGGTCGTAAGGCCATGGTGAAGCTAGCAAGAAAAATGTCTGGCTGGTTTCTGAGACGTACTAAAGCGCTTATCAGTGATCAGTTGCCAAAAAAGGAAGACCGA ATGGTGTTTTGTTCCCTAACTGAATTCCAGAAAGCCGTGTACCAGGCTGTGCTAGAGACGGATGATGTATCCTTGGTGTTAAGAGCAGGAGAACCCTGTAGCTGCAACAGTGGCCGGAAAAGGAAGAACTGTTGTTACAAA GTAAATGCACATGGTGAAACGATCAAGTCATTGCGCTTCAGTTACCTAATGATCCTACAGAAGGTTGCAAATcatgctgcactgctgcagacaGACAACACTAGCAAACTGCAG gaaGCGCATATCAAACGAGTTTGCAGCCAggtattttccagttttccagaTTTTGTGCAGTTAAGCAAAGATGCAGCCTTTGAAACAATTTCAGATCCAAAATATAGTGGAAAAATGAAG GTCCTTCAGCAGCTTTTAAATCACTTCCAAAAAAATAAGGATAAagttcttcttttctccttttccacaaAG TTGCTTGATGTGCTGGAACAGTACTGCATGGCATCTGGGCTAGATTACCGAAGACTTGATGGAAATACAAAATCAGAAGATAGAATCAGAATTGTAAGAGAGTTCAACAGCATTCAGGAAATTAACATATGTCTTGTATCTACAAT ggCTGGTGGACTGGGTCTTAATTTTGTTGGTGCCAATGTTGTTATACTGTTTGATCCTACATGGAATCCAGCAAATGATCTTCAAGCAATTGACAG AGCTTACAGAATTGGCCAACACAGAGCTGTTAAAGTGTTTAGATTGATATCCTTGGGAACTGTGGAAGAGATTATGTACTTGCGACAAGTTTATAAACAG CAACTTCACTGTGCAGTGATTGGAACTGAAAATGCCAGGCGGTATTTTGAGGCGGTGCAAGGATCAAAGGAGCATCA